Proteins found in one Mesorhizobium sp. CAU 1732 genomic segment:
- the ade gene encoding adenine deaminase: MPQTRSPAFTKPKPWTDVAPLLVDVATGRKKADLVVRNGRWVNVHSGEIIDGTDIAIVAGRFAYCGPDASHAIGEATTVVDAGGRYLVPGLCDAHMHVESGMVTVTEFSRAVIPHGTTSMFIDPHEIANVLGLAGVRLMHDEALAMPINVHVQMPSCVPSAPGLENAGAELSPADIAEAMTWENIIGLGEVMNFPGVAANDPTMVAGIAATVKAGKTVGGHYASRDLGLPFHGYVAGGPEDDHEGTCVEDAVARVRQGMKAMLRLGSAWYDVATQIKAMTELGLDSRNFILCTDDSHSGTLVHDGHMDRVVRHAIEQGLKPVTAIQMATINTAQHFRLERDIGSITPGRLADFLIVSDLAALAIDAVYARGVRLASEGRLEIDIPAYDYPDTAKNTVHLGKTLSAQDYDVAAPAGANEVRVRVIGVVENQAPTKALEADLAVRDGFVEMDRAGDVCQIALVERHRGTGGVVNGFVSGFGYTKECAIASTVAHDSHHMIVVGTNKEDMALAANRLGEVGGGVVLFSEGRELALVEMPIAGLMSDERAEIVAGKAAKLTVAMREVGCTLNNAYMQHSLLALVVIPELRISDAGIIDVTKFEKVDLFV, translated from the coding sequence ATGCCGCAGACACGATCGCCCGCTTTCACGAAGCCGAAGCCCTGGACGGATGTCGCGCCGCTGCTGGTCGATGTCGCGACGGGGCGCAAGAAGGCGGATCTCGTGGTGCGCAACGGGCGGTGGGTGAACGTCCATTCGGGCGAGATCATCGATGGCACCGATATCGCCATCGTGGCCGGCCGGTTCGCCTATTGCGGCCCCGACGCCAGCCACGCGATCGGCGAGGCGACGACCGTGGTGGACGCCGGCGGGCGCTATCTCGTGCCCGGCCTGTGCGATGCGCATATGCATGTCGAGAGCGGCATGGTCACCGTCACGGAATTCTCGCGCGCGGTCATCCCGCACGGCACGACGTCGATGTTCATCGACCCGCATGAAATAGCCAATGTGCTGGGGCTGGCCGGGGTGCGGCTGATGCATGACGAGGCGCTGGCGATGCCGATCAACGTGCATGTTCAGATGCCGTCCTGCGTGCCGTCCGCGCCGGGACTCGAGAACGCCGGCGCGGAGCTTTCGCCGGCCGATATCGCCGAGGCGATGACGTGGGAGAACATCATCGGGCTGGGCGAGGTGATGAATTTTCCGGGCGTCGCCGCCAACGATCCGACGATGGTGGCGGGCATCGCGGCGACCGTGAAGGCCGGCAAGACCGTCGGCGGACACTACGCCTCGCGCGATCTCGGGCTGCCGTTCCACGGCTATGTCGCGGGCGGCCCGGAGGATGATCACGAGGGCACCTGCGTGGAGGACGCCGTCGCGCGCGTGCGGCAGGGCATGAAGGCGATGCTGCGGCTGGGCTCGGCCTGGTACGACGTTGCGACGCAGATCAAGGCCATGACGGAGCTCGGGCTCGACTCGCGCAATTTCATTCTTTGCACCGACGACAGCCATTCCGGCACGCTCGTTCATGACGGGCATATGGACCGCGTCGTGCGTCATGCGATCGAGCAGGGGCTGAAGCCGGTCACCGCGATCCAGATGGCGACGATCAACACCGCGCAGCATTTCAGGCTGGAGCGGGACATCGGCTCGATCACGCCGGGCAGGCTGGCCGACTTCCTGATTGTATCCGATCTCGCGGCGCTGGCGATCGACGCCGTTTACGCACGCGGCGTCAGGCTCGCCAGCGAAGGCAGGCTGGAGATCGACATCCCAGCCTACGACTATCCCGACACCGCGAAGAACACGGTGCATCTCGGCAAGACCCTGTCGGCGCAGGACTACGACGTCGCAGCCCCCGCCGGCGCGAACGAGGTGCGGGTGCGCGTCATCGGCGTGGTCGAGAATCAGGCGCCAACGAAGGCGCTCGAGGCCGATCTCGCCGTGCGCGACGGGTTCGTGGAGATGGATCGGGCCGGTGACGTCTGCCAGATCGCGCTGGTCGAGCGCCATCGCGGGACGGGGGGCGTGGTCAACGGCTTCGTCTCGGGCTTCGGCTACACGAAGGAGTGCGCCATCGCATCAACGGTCGCGCATGATTCGCACCACATGATCGTCGTCGGGACCAACAAGGAGGACATGGCGCTGGCTGCCAACCGCCTCGGCGAAGTCGGTGGCGGCGTCGTTCTGTTCTCCGAGGGCAGGGAACTGGCGCTGGTCGAGATGCCGATCGCCGGCCTGATGTCCGACGAGCGCGCCGAGATCGTCGCCGGGAAAGCTGCGAAGCTGACGGTGGCGATGCGCGAGGTCGGCTGCACGCTCAACAACGCCTACATGCAGCACTCGCTTCTGGCGCTCGTCGTGATCCCCGAACTGCGCATCTCGGATGCGGGCATCATCGACGTGACGAAATTCGAGAAGGTCGACCTGTTCGTGTGA
- a CDS encoding universal stress protein has product MTYKTLLAVLQNKSDVDRVLDCALPLAARFSAHLIGVHAEAIPVPYVTPMGFPDTDFLTASVEINDRRSAEIEAVFRERAAREGASYEWQAMENVSGDSAVSALTAARAADLIIVQQTDPDADSGSMANVEALLYESGRPVLFVPYAVSVKPEFRKVLVAWNGTQQAARATFDALPFIVAAQETEILSLDRRDTGHDDGAMAGVDIAAALSRHGAKVTFASETSGDLSTGEAIENHIAESGADLLVMGAYSQSWLKEFFFGGATRTLLKSMPTATFMAR; this is encoded by the coding sequence ATGACATACAAGACCCTACTCGCCGTGCTCCAGAACAAGTCGGATGTCGATCGCGTGCTGGATTGCGCCTTGCCGCTCGCGGCGCGCTTTTCCGCGCATCTGATCGGCGTGCATGCGGAGGCGATCCCCGTCCCCTATGTCACGCCGATGGGATTTCCCGACACCGATTTCCTGACGGCGAGCGTCGAAATCAACGACCGGCGCAGCGCCGAGATCGAGGCGGTGTTCCGGGAACGCGCCGCGCGCGAGGGCGCGTCCTACGAGTGGCAGGCGATGGAGAACGTCTCGGGCGACAGCGCCGTCAGCGCGCTGACGGCCGCACGCGCCGCCGACCTGATCATCGTCCAGCAGACGGACCCCGACGCCGATTCCGGCTCGATGGCGAATGTCGAGGCGCTGCTCTACGAGAGCGGAAGGCCGGTTCTGTTCGTGCCCTATGCGGTTTCGGTCAAGCCGGAGTTCAGAAAGGTGCTCGTCGCCTGGAACGGCACCCAGCAGGCCGCGCGCGCGACATTCGACGCGCTGCCCTTCATCGTCGCCGCGCAGGAGACCGAAATCCTGTCGCTCGACCGTCGCGACACCGGCCATGACGACGGTGCGATGGCGGGCGTCGATATCGCGGCGGCTTTGTCCCGCCACGGCGCGAAGGTCACCTTCGCCAGCGAAACCAGCGGCGATCTCAGCACCGGCGAGGCGATTGAGAACCACATTGCCGAAAGCGGCGCCGATCTTCTGGTGATGGGCGCCTACAGCCAGTCCTGGCTGAAGGAGTTCTTTTTCGGCGGCGCGACGCGAACGCTCCTGAAGTCGATGCCGACCGCGACCTTCATGGCGCGCTGA
- a CDS encoding zinc-dependent alcohol dehydrogenase family protein has translation MKAVLYEAFGAAPKISTLPDPAPEPDGVVIAVKATGVCRSDWHGWMGHDPDIVLPHVPGHELAGVVAAVGRDVRNWRVGDRVTVPFVSGCGSCFECTSGNHQVCDHQFQPGFTHWGSFAELVRIDHADINLVRLPEAMDYVTAASLGCRFVTSFRAVIDQGRVKAGEWVAVHGCGGVGLSAVMIAAAAGAHVVAIDIADDKLDFARSLGAVATINSRNVANVVEAVAEITSGGAHLSLDALGHPDTCFNSIANLRKRGRHVQVGLMLADHATPRVPMAKVIANELEILGSHGMQAFRYQPMLAMIEAGRLKPDLLVGRRIALDEAPEALTSMDSFKGVGVTVVDRF, from the coding sequence ATGAAAGCCGTTCTCTACGAAGCCTTTGGCGCAGCACCGAAGATCAGTACGCTGCCCGACCCCGCGCCGGAGCCGGACGGCGTGGTCATCGCGGTCAAGGCGACGGGTGTGTGCCGCAGCGACTGGCACGGCTGGATGGGACACGATCCCGATATCGTGCTGCCGCACGTTCCCGGCCACGAACTGGCCGGCGTAGTCGCGGCGGTCGGGCGCGACGTGCGCAACTGGCGCGTCGGCGACCGCGTGACCGTTCCCTTCGTGTCCGGATGCGGGTCGTGTTTCGAATGCACGTCCGGCAATCACCAGGTCTGCGATCACCAGTTCCAGCCGGGCTTCACCCATTGGGGCTCGTTCGCCGAGCTGGTGCGCATCGACCATGCCGACATCAACCTCGTGCGGCTGCCCGAGGCGATGGACTATGTGACGGCGGCGAGCCTCGGCTGCCGCTTCGTGACGTCGTTTCGCGCCGTGATCGACCAAGGGCGGGTGAAGGCCGGCGAATGGGTCGCGGTGCATGGCTGCGGCGGCGTCGGGCTGTCGGCGGTCATGATCGCGGCGGCCGCCGGCGCGCATGTCGTCGCCATCGACATCGCCGACGACAAGCTCGACTTCGCGCGGTCGCTGGGAGCGGTTGCGACCATCAACTCGCGCAACGTGGCGAATGTGGTCGAGGCCGTCGCCGAGATCACGTCGGGCGGTGCGCATCTTTCACTCGATGCGCTCGGACATCCCGATACGTGCTTCAATTCCATCGCCAATCTGCGCAAGCGCGGCCGCCATGTGCAGGTGGGCCTGATGCTCGCCGATCACGCCACGCCCAGAGTTCCGATGGCCAAGGTGATCGCCAATGAACTCGAAATCCTCGGCAGCCACGGCATGCAGGCGTTCCGCTATCAGCCGATGCTGGCGATGATCGAGGCGGGCAGGCTGAAGCCGGACCTGCTCGTCGGCCGCCGCATCGCGCTCGATGAGGCGCCGGAGGCTTTGACGTCGATGGACAGCTTCAAGGGTGTCGGCGTGACGGTGGTCGACCGCTTCTGA
- a CDS encoding alpha/beta fold hydrolase translates to MLSALIGVVVATLAACLLVALYFVYVTRRIARNAEQKVPPVGAFITVDGERIHYVERGEGRPILMIHGLGGTLHHLRRPLMEVFGDGYRLIAIDRPGSGYSTRANGRSGGLREQADFIARLIDALGLEKPLLVGHSLGGAVALATALDHPRKVAGLALISPLTHTSEPSSAFAALAIRSPLKRRIIANTIALPISIRNAPMVLDYVFGPQKPPADYAVAGGALVGLRPSHFYATATDFTALERELPRQETRYGELDMPVGILYGTQDRIVDYRTNGVAMEGKVKGLDLEIIDGIGHMPQYAETARVVAFIRRIAERAFAR, encoded by the coding sequence ATGCTTTCAGCCCTTATCGGCGTCGTCGTCGCGACCCTTGCAGCATGTCTGCTGGTGGCGCTCTATTTCGTCTACGTCACGCGGCGGATTGCGCGGAATGCCGAGCAGAAGGTGCCGCCCGTCGGCGCTTTCATCACGGTCGATGGCGAGCGCATCCACTATGTCGAGCGCGGCGAGGGGCGGCCGATCCTGATGATCCACGGGCTCGGCGGCACGCTGCATCACCTGCGCCGGCCGCTGATGGAGGTGTTCGGCGACGGCTATCGCCTGATCGCGATCGACCGGCCGGGCTCGGGCTATTCGACCCGGGCAAACGGGCGAAGCGGCGGACTTCGCGAACAGGCGGATTTTATCGCCCGTCTGATCGACGCTCTTGGCCTCGAGAAACCGCTTCTGGTCGGCCACTCGCTGGGTGGCGCGGTGGCGCTGGCGACAGCGCTCGATCATCCGCGCAAGGTTGCGGGACTGGCGCTGATTTCGCCGCTCACGCACACATCCGAGCCATCGTCGGCCTTTGCGGCTCTGGCGATCCGCTCACCGCTCAAGCGCCGGATCATCGCCAACACGATTGCGCTGCCGATCTCGATCCGCAACGCGCCGATGGTGCTGGACTATGTGTTCGGCCCGCAAAAGCCGCCGGCGGACTACGCGGTGGCGGGTGGCGCGCTGGTGGGTCTGAGACCCTCGCATTTCTACGCCACGGCGACGGATTTCACCGCGCTTGAACGCGAACTGCCCCGGCAGGAGACCCGTTATGGCGAACTCGATATGCCGGTCGGCATTCTCTACGGGACGCAGGATCGGATCGTGGATTACCGGACCAACGGTGTTGCCATGGAGGGCAAGGTGAAGGGGCTCGACCTCGAAATCATCGACGGGATCGGCCACATGCCGCAATATGCGGAAACCGCCCGCGTCGTCGCCTTTATCCGCCGGATCGCGGAGCGCGCCTTCGCCCGTTGA
- a CDS encoding competence/damage-inducible protein A, producing MADIITAAMIVIGDEILSGRTKDKNIGHLADVMTAIGIDLKEVRVVSDQEDDIVAAVNALRARYTYVFTTGGIGPTHDDITADSISKAFGVPCEYDARAYAMMDAHYQKREMEFTEARKRMARMPRGAEHIDNPVSLAPGFRIGNVHVMAGVPAIFQAMLDNVVPTLSTGQKLISATIHCPFGEGVIGGPLGDIQKKYPETIIGSYPKYLDGTFWTELVVRARSQEMLDAAASEVQAMVDALGSEPA from the coding sequence ATGGCCGATATCATCACCGCCGCCATGATCGTCATCGGAGACGAGATCCTGTCCGGGCGCACCAAGGACAAGAATATCGGCCACCTCGCCGACGTCATGACCGCGATCGGCATCGATCTCAAGGAAGTCCGCGTGGTCTCCGACCAGGAGGACGACATCGTCGCGGCGGTCAACGCGCTTCGCGCGCGCTACACCTATGTCTTCACCACCGGCGGCATCGGCCCGACCCATGACGACATCACGGCGGATTCGATATCGAAGGCCTTCGGCGTGCCGTGCGAATACGACGCCCGCGCCTATGCGATGATGGATGCACACTACCAGAAGCGCGAGATGGAGTTCACCGAGGCCCGCAAGCGCATGGCGCGCATGCCGCGCGGCGCCGAGCACATCGACAACCCGGTCTCGCTCGCGCCCGGTTTCAGGATCGGCAACGTCCATGTCATGGCCGGCGTGCCGGCAATCTTCCAGGCGATGCTCGACAATGTCGTACCGACCCTGTCGACCGGCCAGAAACTCATCTCCGCGACGATCCACTGCCCGTTCGGCGAAGGCGTCATCGGCGGACCGCTCGGCGACATCCAGAAGAAATATCCCGAGACGATCATCGGGTCGTATCCCAAATATCTCGATGGCACGTTCTGGACCGAACTCGTCGTCCGTGCCCGCAGCCAGGAGATGCTGGACGCCGCGGCTTCGGAGGTTCAGGCTATGGTGGACGCGCTCGGCTCGGAGCCTGCGTAA
- a CDS encoding DUF982 domain-containing protein → MTINTTFHEPVLLRGNGGVTSIRTAVEASEALQLQWPEARGKWYHAANRACASAAEGRTSPHVARRIFLQAAEESRVRA, encoded by the coding sequence ATGACCATAAACACGACATTCCACGAACCGGTTCTCCTGCGCGGCAATGGGGGCGTTACCTCGATCCGAACCGCCGTGGAGGCATCCGAGGCGTTGCAGCTCCAGTGGCCGGAGGCTCGCGGCAAGTGGTATCATGCGGCAAACCGCGCCTGTGCGTCTGCTGCCGAAGGCCGCACGTCGCCGCATGTCGCGCGCCGTATCTTCCTGCAGGCCGCGGAAGAATCACGCGTCCGCGCGTAA
- a CDS encoding response regulator: protein MVEDDEGHARLIEKNIRRAGVSNEIIPFTDGTSALDYLLGPDGSGNVSSGRQLLVLLDLNLPDMTGVDILEKVKGNMHTKRSPVVVLTTTDDEREIQRCYDLGANVYITKPVDYEGFANAIRQLGLFFSVMQVPETE from the coding sequence ATGGTCGAGGACGACGAGGGCCATGCGCGGCTGATCGAAAAGAACATCCGCCGCGCCGGTGTCAGCAACGAGATCATCCCCTTTACCGACGGAACCTCCGCGCTCGACTATCTGCTCGGGCCCGATGGCTCGGGCAATGTCAGCTCCGGCCGCCAGCTTCTGGTTCTGCTCGACCTGAACCTGCCGGACATGACCGGCGTGGACATCCTCGAGAAGGTGAAGGGCAACATGCACACCAAGCGCTCGCCCGTCGTCGTGCTGACCACGACCGACGACGAACGCGAGATCCAGCGCTGCTACGATCTCGGCGCGAACGTCTACATCACCAAGCCGGTGGACTACGAAGGCTTCGCGAACGCGATTCGCCAGCTCGGTCTGTTCTTCTCTGTCATGCAGGTCCCGGAGACTGAATAG
- a CDS encoding histidine kinase dimerization/phosphoacceptor domain -containing protein, protein MPNRTYRVLHIDDDPALARLVERALTRRGYAYEHAGDAQSGMDRIAMGGVDVVVLDHFLDAGTGIGVLAELQAAPSPPPVVYVTGSQEPTVAVEALKAGAADYVLKTVGEDFIVLLTSAIEQSIEKARLERQKELAEQEVRAARDRAEILLTEVNHRVANSLALVAALVRMQASAVTDPKAKDALNETQARISAIAGLHRRLYTSDDVRSVSLDSYLSTLVEELDTAMKAAGHQSRVRLDLAPLTIPTDRAISIGMIVTELLTNAYKYAYPDNAAGEVRIVIRKASENRATLLVEDDGVGWDGTGKAKGTGLGTRIVSAMASQLGTTISYGDGRGGTRMSLELTLDG, encoded by the coding sequence GTGCCGAACAGGACGTACAGGGTTCTGCATATTGACGACGATCCGGCGCTTGCCCGGCTCGTCGAGCGCGCGCTGACGCGCCGCGGCTACGCATACGAACATGCCGGCGACGCCCAATCCGGCATGGATCGCATCGCCATGGGCGGCGTCGACGTCGTAGTGCTCGACCATTTCCTGGATGCCGGAACCGGCATCGGCGTTCTGGCCGAGTTGCAGGCTGCCCCCTCGCCGCCGCCGGTCGTCTACGTCACCGGATCGCAGGAACCGACGGTCGCCGTCGAGGCGCTGAAGGCCGGTGCGGCGGACTACGTCCTCAAGACCGTCGGCGAGGACTTCATCGTCCTTCTGACCAGCGCCATCGAACAGTCGATCGAGAAGGCGCGGCTGGAGCGGCAAAAGGAACTCGCCGAGCAGGAAGTGCGCGCCGCGCGCGACCGCGCCGAAATCCTGCTCACCGAAGTCAACCATCGTGTCGCCAACAGCCTCGCGCTTGTCGCGGCGCTGGTGCGCATGCAGGCGTCTGCCGTTACGGACCCGAAGGCCAAGGACGCGCTCAACGAAACGCAGGCCCGCATCTCCGCGATCGCAGGCCTCCATCGCCGTCTCTACACCTCCGACGACGTGCGTTCGGTTTCGCTCGATTCCTATCTCTCCACGCTGGTGGAGGAACTCGACACGGCGATGAAGGCCGCTGGGCACCAATCCCGCGTGCGGCTCGACCTCGCGCCGCTGACGATCCCCACCGACCGGGCGATCTCGATCGGCATGATCGTCACCGAGCTCCTCACCAACGCCTACAAATACGCCTACCCGGACAATGCGGCCGGCGAGGTTCGGATCGTCATCCGCAAGGCATCCGAGAACCGTGCCACCTTGCTGGTCGAGGATGACGGCGTCGGCTGGGACGGCACCGGCAAGGCGAAGGGCACCGGCCTGGGCACGCGCATCGTGTCCGCGATGGCGAGCCAGCTCGGCACGACGATCTCCTATGGCGACGGTCGCGGCGGGACACGCATGTCGCTGGAGCTGACTCTGGACGGGTGA
- a CDS encoding inorganic phosphate transporter — MADTTAEARKNTLDKDLDKLVHVEEATSFVARSLVGPGLALLFLALSAIVASFFAIGEPRAVIIVAAAAVGGYMALNIGANDVANNVGPAVGAKALTMGGALAIAAVFESAGALIAGGDVITTISSGIVAPSAVATPDAFIRLMLAALVSSALWVHLATWIGAPVSTTHAVVGGVVGSGVAAAGLGAINWSMMSGIAASWVISPLLGGIAAAVCLAFIKAAIIYQDDKIAAARRWVPLLVAVMAGSFAVYLATKGLRRVIHLSDLHLTILGVGSFLLVWGIARVGVRRQSEHLENRNQSLRTLFHLPLICSAALLSFAHGANDVANAVGPLAAIVHAASGDGLSATVTIPLWVMVIGAFGISIGLVLFGPKLIRMVGEQITKLNPMRAFCVALSAAVTVIVASWFGLPVSSTHIAVGAVFGVGFFREWYTANSPRRRAYLERKAERRRAERASQATVEDDEDKETGDLQTDGPPISREEIARRKLVRRAHVTTIVTAWVTTVPASALLSAGVFLLLDALA; from the coding sequence ATGGCCGACACGACCGCCGAAGCCCGCAAGAACACGCTCGACAAGGACCTCGACAAGCTCGTCCATGTCGAGGAGGCGACGAGCTTCGTCGCGCGCAGCCTCGTCGGTCCTGGCCTCGCACTTCTGTTCCTGGCGCTTTCGGCCATCGTCGCCTCGTTCTTCGCCATCGGTGAGCCGCGCGCCGTGATCATCGTCGCGGCCGCCGCTGTCGGCGGCTATATGGCGCTCAACATCGGCGCGAACGACGTCGCCAACAATGTCGGTCCCGCCGTCGGCGCGAAGGCGCTGACGATGGGCGGGGCGCTGGCGATTGCGGCCGTGTTCGAAAGTGCCGGCGCGTTGATCGCCGGCGGCGACGTCATCACGACGATTTCGAGCGGCATCGTCGCGCCGTCAGCGGTAGCCACCCCCGACGCCTTCATCCGGCTCATGCTGGCCGCTTTGGTCTCATCGGCGCTGTGGGTGCATCTCGCCACCTGGATCGGAGCGCCGGTATCCACCACGCATGCGGTGGTGGGCGGCGTTGTCGGGTCGGGTGTCGCCGCTGCCGGCCTCGGTGCGATCAACTGGTCCATGATGAGCGGCATTGCCGCGAGCTGGGTCATTTCGCCATTGCTGGGCGGTATCGCGGCGGCGGTCTGCCTCGCCTTCATCAAGGCCGCGATCATCTATCAGGACGACAAGATCGCCGCCGCGCGGCGCTGGGTGCCGCTGCTCGTCGCGGTGATGGCGGGTTCCTTCGCGGTCTATCTCGCCACCAAGGGCTTGAGGCGCGTCATCCATCTCTCGGACCTGCATCTGACGATTCTCGGCGTCGGCAGCTTCCTGCTCGTCTGGGGAATCGCCAGGGTCGGCGTCCGGCGGCAGTCGGAACATCTGGAAAACCGCAACCAGTCGCTGCGCACGCTGTTCCATCTCCCCCTGATCTGCTCGGCCGCCCTCCTCTCCTTCGCGCATGGCGCAAATGACGTCGCCAACGCGGTCGGCCCGCTCGCCGCGATCGTCCATGCGGCATCCGGCGACGGCCTCTCCGCGACCGTGACGATCCCGCTCTGGGTGATGGTGATCGGCGCGTTCGGCATCTCGATCGGCCTTGTCCTGTTCGGACCGAAACTCATTCGCATGGTCGGCGAGCAGATCACCAAGCTCAACCCGATGCGCGCCTTCTGCGTCGCGCTGTCTGCGGCCGTCACGGTCATCGTCGCATCCTGGTTCGGCCTGCCGGTCAGTTCGACTCACATCGCGGTCGGTGCCGTTTTCGGCGTCGGCTTCTTCCGTGAATGGTACACCGCCAATTCGCCGCGTCGCCGCGCCTATCTGGAGCGCAAGGCCGAGCGGCGGCGTGCGGAGCGGGCATCGCAGGCAACCGTCGAAGACGACGAGGACAAGGAGACCGGCGATCTTCAGACCGATGGGCCGCCCATCTCTCGCGAGGAGATCGCGCGGCGCAAGCTGGTGCGGCGCGCCCACGTCACGACGATCGTCACCGCATGGGTGACGACCGTGCCCGCCTCGGCGCTTCTGTCCGCCGGCGTCTTCCTGCTTCTGGACGCGCTTGCCTGA
- a CDS encoding NUDIX hydrolase has protein sequence MIVSYTTRNHLLDRIRRMFGGMPCRVQVAALPWRKTADGFEVMLVTSRGTGRWVLPKGWPEKRETPYEAAAREAAEEAGIDGAISKQEVGRFYYGKQLPSGMEWRCEVHVYPMEVDRIADKWPERKKRKRRWFAPQDAARLVEEPDLRELIAGFGVNPRKYAA, from the coding sequence ATGATAGTGAGCTACACCACCCGAAATCACCTCCTCGACCGGATACGTCGCATGTTCGGCGGAATGCCTTGCCGCGTGCAGGTCGCAGCGCTTCCGTGGCGCAAGACGGCGGATGGGTTCGAGGTGATGCTGGTGACGAGCCGTGGCACCGGACGCTGGGTTCTGCCGAAGGGCTGGCCCGAGAAGCGCGAGACCCCTTACGAGGCCGCCGCGCGCGAAGCGGCCGAGGAAGCCGGCATCGACGGTGCGATCTCGAAGCAGGAAGTCGGCCGCTTCTATTATGGCAAGCAACTCCCTTCAGGCATGGAGTGGCGCTGCGAGGTCCATGTCTATCCGATGGAAGTCGATCGCATCGCCGACAAATGGCCCGAGCGCAAGAAGCGCAAGCGCCGCTGGTTCGCGCCGCAGGATGCCGCACGTCTCGTCGAGGAACCCGATCTGCGCGAGCTGATCGCCGGTTTCGGCGTTAATCCACGGAAATATGCCGCCTGA
- the gpt gene encoding xanthine phosphoribosyltransferase, with the protein MSLPEKAFPVSWDQFHRDARALAWRLSGIRPEWKAIVCITRGGLVPAAVISRELGVRLIETVCVASYHDYTSQGELQVLKEITPTLLENEGEGVLIVDDLTDTGKTAAIVRAMMPKAHFAAIYAKPKGRPMIDTFVTEVSQDTWIYFPWDMGFTYQKPIAEDGRG; encoded by the coding sequence ATGTCGCTTCCCGAAAAGGCCTTCCCGGTTTCCTGGGACCAGTTCCACCGCGACGCGCGCGCACTCGCCTGGCGGCTGTCGGGCATCCGGCCTGAATGGAAAGCCATCGTCTGCATCACGCGCGGCGGCCTCGTACCCGCCGCCGTCATCTCGCGCGAGCTCGGCGTGCGCCTGATCGAAACGGTGTGCGTGGCCTCCTATCACGACTATACGTCGCAGGGTGAACTCCAGGTCCTGAAGGAAATCACCCCGACGCTGCTCGAAAACGAGGGCGAAGGCGTCTTGATCGTCGACGACCTCACCGACACCGGCAAGACCGCGGCGATCGTGCGGGCGATGATGCCGAAGGCGCATTTCGCCGCCATCTACGCCAAGCCGAAGGGCCGTCCGATGATCGACACCTTCGTCACCGAGGTCAGCCAAGACACGTGGATCTATTTCCCCTGGGACATGGGCTTCACCTACCAGAAGCCGATCGCCGAAGACGGTCGCGGATAG